Proteins encoded together in one Impatiens glandulifera chromosome 1, dImpGla2.1, whole genome shotgun sequence window:
- the LOC124934254 gene encoding secreted RxLR effector protein 161-like: MQKIPYASAVGSLMYAQVCTHPDIAFIVGVLGRYLNNPGMDHWKAAKRVMRYLKKTKDYMFTYRRLDHLEIVGYSDSDFAGCLDSRRSTSGCVYALAGGAIS, encoded by the coding sequence ATGCAAAAGATTCCATATGCTTCTGCAGTTGGAAGTCTTATGTATGCACAAGTATGTACGCATCCGGATATTGCGTTCATAGTTGGTGTGTTAGGCAGATATCTCAATAACCCTGGAATGGATCATTGGAAAGCAGCTAAAAGGGTGATGAGATACCTAAAGAAAACAAAGGATTATATGTTCACATATAGGAGGTTAGACCATTTGGAGATCGTTGGGTATTCTGACTCCGATTTTGCGGGTTGCCTAGACAGTAGGAGATCTACATCTGGCTGCGTTTATGCATTGGCTGGAGGAGCCATTTCTTAG
- the LOC124934273 gene encoding uncharacterized protein LOC124934273, with the protein MDLDLELRIDQPAPLTDVSTADQRQMFEKWERSNRLSLMIIKKSIPEIFQGTISDDITKAEEFLIEIENRFTKSDKEEMSTFLKSLITMRYLGKGNIMEYILNMSNVASKLRALKLDLSEDMLVLLVLLSLPAQYDQFKVSYNCQKEK; encoded by the coding sequence ATGGATCTGGACTTAGAATTAAGGATAGACCAACCCGCTCCTCTTACGGATGTAAGCACTGCTGATCAAAGGCAGATGTTTGAGAAGTGGGAAAGGTCTAATCGTTTAAGTCTGATGATCATAAAGAAAAGCATTCCAGAAATATTTCAGGGTACGATATCTGATGATATCACTAAGGCTGAAGAATTTCTCATCGAGATAGAAAATCGCTTTACTAAAAGCGATAAGGAGGAAATGAGTACTTTTCTTAAGTCACTCATTACCATGAGGTATCTCGGGAAGGGGAACATAATGGAGTACATCCTTAATATGTCTAATGTCGCTTCAAAACTAAGAGCACTCAAATTAGACCTTTCAGAGGACATGTTAGTCCTATTGGTCCTGCTCTCACTTCCTGCTCAATACGATCAGTTCAAAGTTAGTTATAACTGTCAAAAGGAGAAATAG